In Fulvia fulva chromosome 10, complete sequence, a single window of DNA contains:
- a CDS encoding ISWI chromatin-remodeling complex ATPase ISW2 yields MNGDSAPGVGDGSMPDQMMVDTPDYTDSESNPTGANSVAGDIADGRKKRWEGNALRKSMFGKKHDRLGDSKEDDSIKRFRYLLGLTDLFRHFIDTNPDPKIRDIMAEIDRQDAEDEKAAQAGNKRKGGADGGRRRRTEKEEDAELLRQGKQEGKAEHTVFRESPSYIQGGEMRDYQVAGLNWLISLHENGISGILADEMGLGKTLQTISFLGYLRFVQDITGPHLVVVPKSTLDNWKREFAKWIPEITILVLQGAKEERHELINDRLIDEKFDVCITSYEMILREKSHLKKFAWEYIIIDEAHRIKNEESSLAQIIRVFNSRNRLLITGTPLQNNLHELWALLNFLLPDVFGDSEAFDQWFNNQDADQDAVVQQLHRVLRPFLLRRVKSDVEKSLLPKKEINLYVGMSEMQIKWYKNILEKDIDAVNGAAGKKESKTRLLNIVMQLRKCCNHPYLFDGAEPGPPYTTDEHLVDNAAKMVMLDKLLKRLKADGSRVLIFSQMSRVLDILEDYSVFRGYQYCRIDGSTAHEDRIAAIDDYNKENSEKFLFLLTTRAGGLGINLTSADIVVLFDSDWNPQADLQAMDRAHRIGQTKQVKVFRFITEHAIEEKVLERAAQKLRLDQLVIQQGRAQQQAKQAASKDELLGMIQHGAETIFENKDGFGAFGKGGQGDEDELEEILRKGEERTKEMNTKYEKLGLDDLQKFTSEAGTYEWNGENFINRKKEIGLNWINPSKRERKEQSYSMDKYYRNALMTGGPRPEPKPKVPRAPKQMAMHDYQFFSPRLGDLQDKETAYFRKENGIKAPLADGDEDTLDQRLQDQELEQSVIDKAEPLTEEEIAEKDQLAEDGFGDWNKRDFQQFVNGSAKYGRHDYDAIALEVDSKDPKEVKEYAKVFWKRHKEIANWEKHIAAIKEGEQRAQRVIEQREMLKKKLAMYRVPLQQLKLNYTVSTTNKKVYTEEEDRFLLVMLNKYGIDTEGLYEKLRDEIRESPLFRFDWFFLSRTPQELGRRCQTLITTVTREMEGGKENKRAAEEDEDEEDAPAPKKGKTARTSLGLGSAKNKAVNGAKGTPNGTSRAASVDTTASGGASKAKGRAPRKK; encoded by the exons ATGAACGGCGACTCGGCCCCCGGTGTCGGTGACGGCAGTATGCCTGACCAGATGATGGTCGACACCCCCGACTACACCGATTCAGAATCCAATCCCACAGGCGCAAACAGCGTCGCAGGCGACATTGCAGATGGCCGGAAGAAGCGGTGGGAGGGCAACGCTCTCCGCAAGAGCATGTTTGGCAAGAAGCACGACCGACTCGGCGACAGCAAGGAGGACGACTCGATCAAGCGATTCCGATATCTGCTCGGCCTGACTGACCTCTTCCGCCATTTCATCGATACAAACCCCGACCCAAAGATCCGCGACATCATGGCTGAAATTGATCGTCAAGATGCAGAGGACGAGAAGGCTGCTCAGGCGGGCAACAAGCGGAAAGGCGGCGCAGATGGCGGCAGGAGGCGACGAACAGAAAAGGAAGAAGATGCCGAACTGCTTCGTCAAGGGAAGCAGGAAGGCAAAGCCGAGCACACCGTCTTCCGCGAGAGTCCGAGCTACATCCAAGGCGGCGAGATGAGGGATTACCAGGTTGCAGGCCTCAACTGGCTGATCAGCTTGCATGAGAATGGTATTTCCGGTATCCTCGCAGACGAGATGGGTCTGGGCAAGACGCTGCAGACGATCAGTTTCCTTGGTTATCTGCGCTTTGTCCAAGACATCACTGGCCCACACTTGGTTGTCGTGCCAAAGTCGACCCTCGATAACTGGAAGCGCGAGTTCGCGAAGTGGATTCCAGAGATTACCATACTTGTTCTTCAAGGTGCAAAGGAGGAACGACACGAGCTCATCAACGACCGTTTAATCGACGAGAAGTTTGATGTGTGCATCACATCGTACGAGATGATCCTGCGTGAGAAGAGCCACTTGAAGAAGTTCGCCTGGGAATACATCATCATCGATGAAGCTCACAGGATCAAGAACGAGGAGTCATCACTCGCACAGATTATCCGTGTCTTCAACTCGAGAAATCGACTTCTCATTACCGGTACGCCACTCCAAAACAACCTGCACGAACTGTGGGCACTGCTCAACTTCCTCCTTCCTGACGTCTTCGGTGACTCGGAAGCCTTCGACCAGTGGTTCAACAACCAAGACGCCGACCAGGATGCCGTTGTTCAGCAACTTCACCGTGTTCTCCGACCTTTCCTGCTTCGTCGTGTCAAGAGCGACGTGGAGAAGAGCTTGTTGCCAAAGAAGGAGATCAACTTGTATGTTGGCATGAGCGAGATGCAGATCAAGTGGTACAAGAACATCCTGGAAAAGGACATTGATGCTGTCAATGGCGCCGCGGGCAAGAAGGAGAGCAAGACCCGACTGCTCAATATCGTCATGCAGCTGCGAAAGTGCTGTAATCATCCTTACCTTTTCGATGGCGCAGAGCCAGGACCTCCCTACACAACTGACGAACATTTGGTCGACAATGCTGCGAAGATGGTCATGCTCGACAAGCTTCTGAAGCGACTGAAAGCAGACGGCAGCCGAGTCTTGATCTTTTCGCAGATGTCGCGTGTACTGGACATCCTCGAGGACTACTCCGTCTTTCGAGGATACCAGTACTGTCGTATAGATGGATCTACTGCCCACGAGGACCGCATTGCGGCGATCGACGACTACAACAAAGAGAACTCGGAGAAGTTCCTCTTCCTGCTCACTACTCGTGCGGGTGGTCTGGGCATCAACCTGACCTCTGCAGACATTGTCGTTTTGTTCGACTCCGACTGGAATCCACAAGCTGACCTGCAGGCCATGGATCGTGCGCATCGTATCGGTCAGACCAAGCAAGTCAAGGTCTTCCGTTTCATCACCGAGCACGCTATTGAGGAGAAAGTCCTTGAGCGCGCCGCTCAGAAGCTTCGACTCGATCAGCTCGTGATCCAGCAAGGCCGTGCCCAGCAACAGGCCAAGCAAGCCGCATCGAAAGATGAGCTGCTTGGCATGATTCAGCACGGTGCCGAGACCATCTTCGAAAACAAGGATGGCTTTGGCGCATTCGGTAAGGGTGGTCAAGGTGATGAAGATGAGCTCGAGGAGATTTTGCGCAAGGGCGAGGAGCGGACGAAGGAGATGAACACCAAGTACGAGAAGCTCGGCTTGGACGATCTCCAAAAGTTCACCTCAGAGGCCGGCACCTACGAGTGGAACGGTGAGAACTTCATCAACCGCAAGAAGGAGATCGGGTTGAACTGGATCAATCCATCGAAGCGTGAGCGCAAGGAGCAGTCCTACTCCATGGACAAGTACTACCGCAACGCATTGATGACTGGTGGACCTCGTCCTGAGCCGAAGCCAAAGGTACCACGAGCACCCAAGCAGATGGCTATGCATGACTACCAATTCTTCTCGCCACGCCTCGGAGACCTACAAGACAAGGAGACTGCCTACTTCCGCAAGGAAAACGGCATCAAGGCGCCGCTTGCAGATGGCGACGAGGATACACTCGACCAGCGCCTACAAGATCAAGAGCTCGAGCAGAGCGTCATCGATAAGGCCGAACCACTGACCGAGGAAGAGATCGCCGAGAAGGATCAGCTTGCGGAAGATGGATTCGGTGACTGGAACAAGCGTGACTTCCAACAATTCGTCAACGGAAGTGCCAAGTACGGACGTCACGACTACGATGCGATCGCTCTTGAGGTCGATAGCAAAGACCCCAAGGAGGTCAAGGAGTATGCCAAGGTCTTCTGGAAGCGTCACAAGGAGATCGCCAATTGGGAAAAGCACATTGCGGCGATCAAGGAGGGCGAGCAGCGTGCGCAGCGTGTGATAGAGCAACGCGAGATGCTGAAGAAGAAGCTGGCCATGTACCGGGTCCCGCTCCAGCAACTCAAGCTGAACTACACTGTCTCGACCACGAACAAGAAGGTTTACACCGAGGAGGAAGACCGATTCCTTCTAGTGATGCTCAACAAGTACGGCATCGACACGGAAGGCCTGTACGAGAAGCTTCGTGACGAGATCCGGGAGTCACCACTGTTCCGCTTTGACTGGTTCTTCTTGTCAAGGACGCCACAGGAGCTTGGCAGGCGTTGTCAGACCTTGATCACGACTGTGACGAGGGAGATGGAAGGTGGCAAGGAGAACAAGCGTGCCGCCGAAGAGGATGAAGACGAGGAAGATGCTCCAGCGCCGAAGAAGGGCAAGACTGCCAGGACATCACTTGGTCTTGGTAGTGCCAAG AACAAGGCCGTCAACGGCGCAAAGGGTACACCAAACGGTACTTCTCGTGCTGCTAGTGTCGACACGACCGCCTCTGGTGGTGCTTCAAAGGCGAAGGGCAGAGCACCTCGCAAGAAGTAG
- a CDS encoding Tryptophan--tRNA ligase, cytoplasmic encodes MAEEGVGAPPEVKNAIDVRTTLPQSEQQIDPYNVSGGVDEQGNAKAIDYDRLIQQFGVQKLTEEHLERFEQVTGKKPHRLMRRKLFFSHRDFDKLLDVYEKHGTFMLYTGRGPSSGSMHLGHTVPFLFTKQIQEMFDVPLVIMLTDDEKYLYTRQKNDGRQEKGKAVEDFLDFAHQNIKDIIALGFDPKKTFIYTDYEYVGGHFYWNVSEFESLVTLSQATGAFGHKGETNIGMVAYAAKQCVAAFPSSYPELFGYANYSHINPDPKGLRRHKALADIPCLIPCAIDQEPYFRMVRDRCPRMTHPHPKTTLILSKFLTALQGPGGKMSASDANSAIFMSDTANQIKKKINSHAFSGGRETLEEHRQYGGNPDIDVAYTYLSYFLEDDAELEDLATRYRSGDLLTGDMKKRCIEELQKFVTSFQEKRSQVTDEVMREFMKPRKLEFKGNPNPTHPMSEVKSEANGPAEKVVREDGKLTKGQRKEQKLAEKKREKEEQKLAERPKAESAEAA; translated from the coding sequence ATGGCGGAAGAAGGCGTGGGAGCACCACCCGAAGTCAAGAATGCCATTGATGTTCGCACAACACTGCCACAGTCGGAACAGCAGATCGATCCCTACAATGTTTCTGGCGGCGTCGACGAACAGGGCAACGCGAAAGCCATCGACTACGATCGCCTCATCCAACAGTTCGGCGTGCAAAAGCTCACCGAAGAACACCTCGAGCGATTCGAGCAAGTCACAGGCAAGAAGCCACACCGATTGATGCGCAGGAAGCTGTTCTTCTCCCACCGAGACTTCGACAAGCTCCTCGACGTCTACGAGAAACATGGCACATTCATGCTCTACACCGGGCGAGGTCCCTCCAGCGGCAGCATGCACTTGGGTCACACCGTGCCCTTCCTCTTCACCAAGCAGATTCAAGAGATGTTTGACGTGCCTCTGGTCATTATGTTGACGGATGATGAAAAGTATCTTTACACACGACAGAAGAACGACGGCAGACAAGAGAAGGGCAAGGCAGTAGAGGACTTCCTGGACTTTGCGCACCAGAACATCAAGGACATAATAGCGTTAGGCTTCGATCCCAAGAAGACCTTCATATACACCGACTACGAGTATGTGGGTGGCCACTTCTACTGGAACGTCTCCGAGTTCGAGTCGTTAGTCACACTGAGTCAAGCTACCGGTGCATTCGGACACAAAGGAGAGACGAACATTGGCATGGTAGCATATGCTGCGAAGCAGTGTGTCGCTGCCTTCCCATCCTCGTATCCCGAGCTGTTCGGCTACGCAAACTACAGTCACATCAACCCAGATCCAAAAGGTTTGAGGCGACACAAGGCTCTTGCAGACATCCCATGTCTCATTCCCTGCGCCATCGACCAGGAACCATACTTCCGAATGGTGCGAGACAGATGTCCTCGcatgacacacccacacccAAAGACTACACTTATCCTCTCCAAGTTCCTGACTGCTCTTCAAGGTCCTGGTGGCAAAATGAGTGCCTCTGATGCGAACTCCGCCATCTTCATGTCCGACACTGCCAACCAGATCAAGAAGAAAATCAACAGTCATGCGTTCTCTGGTGGTCGGGAGACTCTTGAGGAGCATCGCCAATACGGTGGCAATCCAGACATCGACGTGGCCTACACCTACCTCTCCTACTTCCTCGAGGATGACGCAGAGCTCGAAGACCTCGCCACGCGCTATCGCAGCGGCGACCTCCTCACCGGTGACATGAAGAAGCGCTGCATCGAGGAGCTTCAAAAGTTCGTTACATCTTTCCAGGAGAAGAGGAGTCAAGTGACGGACGAAGTCATGCGCGAGTTCATGAAACCACGAAAGCTCGAGTTCAAGGGTAACCCCAACCCAACGCATCCCATGAGCGAAGTCAAGAGCGAAGCCAACGGCCCTGCTGAGAAGGTCGTGCGCGAGGACGGGAAGCTCACGAAGGGTCAGAGAAAGGAGCAGAAGCTAGCTGAGAAGAAGCGAGAGAAGGAAGAGCAGAAATTGGCGGAGAGGCCGAAGGCGGAATCTGCCGAGGCAGCGTGA